A single region of the Thermotoga profunda AZM34c06 genome encodes:
- a CDS encoding phosphate propanoyltransferase: protein MNKKEPGIVVGVSNRHVHLSREDLDVLFGRGYELKPIKDLGQPGQYAADEKVIIVGPKGAIEQVRVLGPVRNQTQIEISKTDAFKLGVNPPVRDSGDIEGTPGIVIVGPKGTVVKDKGVILAKRHIHMLPKDARHYGVKDKDIVKVVCEKEGRRLVFDDVLIRVSEKFALEFHVDTDEANAALLNNGDLVWIIS, encoded by the coding sequence ATGAATAAAAAAGAACCAGGTATTGTTGTTGGAGTGAGTAACAGACATGTACATCTCTCCCGAGAGGATTTGGATGTCCTTTTTGGAAGAGGTTATGAACTCAAGCCCATCAAAGATCTTGGACAACCTGGACAATATGCAGCAGATGAGAAGGTAATCATCGTAGGTCCAAAAGGTGCAATTGAGCAAGTAAGAGTCCTTGGACCAGTTAGGAATCAGACTCAGATTGAGATTTCAAAAACGGATGCCTTCAAACTCGGTGTGAATCCACCTGTGAGAGATTCTGGAGATATAGAAGGTACACCAGGTATAGTCATTGTTGGTCCCAAGGGTACAGTTGTGAAAGACAAAGGAGTTATCTTGGCAAAAAGGCATATCCACATGCTCCCAAAAGATGCTCGGCATTATGGTGTTAAAGATAAAGATATTGTAAAGGTTGTCTGTGAAAAAGAAGGACGTAGACTTGTATTCGACGATGTTCTGATAAGGGTTAGTGAAAAATTTGCTTTGGAATTCCATGTCGATACAGATGAAGCAAATGCAGCTTTGTTGAATAATGGTGATCTTGTGTGGATAATTTCGTGA
- a CDS encoding glycosyltransferase, giving the protein MLFLFEQLLLIVSWIIGWMIFAKPKFLKRQEPLIFPSVSVIIPARNEETNIAKIIRLLKEQTYKNFQIIVVNDNSTDKTRDVVLSFKGVELIDLSEEPPKGWVGKSWACWNGFLKADGEILIFMDADVEPSPEAIESLVAIYSKNKGFVSVWPYQRFEKLYEHLTLPFNMVVVGSTGSFSIFSGKPKGSYGPVIVVGRQDYARLGGHSATKSQVLEDVKLGNIFADNGYCLENYLGGELIKFRMYPIGIGQMFEGFTKNMSLGAASVGVNFFLIFLWMIGLYSAAFGIL; this is encoded by the coding sequence ATGTTATTTCTTTTTGAACAATTATTGTTGATTGTCTCTTGGATTATTGGCTGGATGATTTTTGCAAAACCAAAGTTTTTGAAACGGCAAGAACCATTGATTTTCCCAAGTGTCTCTGTGATTATACCAGCGAGGAATGAAGAAACCAATATCGCCAAGATAATCAGATTATTAAAAGAACAAACCTATAAAAATTTTCAGATTATCGTAGTCAATGATAATTCAACAGACAAGACAAGGGATGTCGTACTCTCTTTTAAAGGAGTAGAATTGATTGATCTGAGTGAAGAACCTCCCAAAGGTTGGGTAGGGAAGTCTTGGGCTTGTTGGAATGGTTTTTTGAAGGCAGATGGAGAAATACTGATCTTTATGGATGCCGATGTTGAACCTTCGCCAGAAGCCATTGAATCACTTGTTGCAATATACAGCAAAAACAAAGGATTCGTCTCTGTTTGGCCCTATCAGAGATTTGAGAAATTGTACGAACACTTAACTTTGCCATTCAACATGGTTGTCGTAGGCTCTACGGGATCTTTTTCTATCTTTAGCGGTAAACCGAAGGGATCCTATGGGCCTGTGATTGTGGTAGGTAGGCAGGACTACGCAAGACTTGGAGGTCATTCTGCAACCAAGAGTCAAGTCCTCGAAGATGTCAAACTTGGCAATATCTTTGCCGACAATGGATATTGTTTAGAGAATTATCTTGGAGGAGAACTCATAAAATTCAGAATGTATCCAATCGGGATTGGACAGATGTTTGAAGGATTTACCAAGAACATGTCCTTAGGAGCTGCCTCTGTTGGTGTGAATTTCTTTTTGATTTTTCTTTGGATGATAGGACTTTATTCAGCGGCGTTTGGTATTCTCTAA
- a CDS encoding glycerol-3-phosphate acyltransferase — protein MFDLIVIILQFISGSIMFSYILARSLGVDLSKIRDGNPGSTNLWRAKGIKWGIIALLLDYFKGTFPLFLFLNLKLINNKYTICIAALAGIAGHAFSPMLKFKGGKAVATTFGAWSVLTTWQGPIILGGVFTLFSIFKRKTTVEDDAIRVLIGFLALIPFVMYMSFSARYDLLIFYIGNLAIISYKHWTNWRNFFQRNITRCKFL, from the coding sequence GTGTTTGATCTTATTGTGATCATATTGCAATTTATATCAGGATCGATCATGTTTTCATATATTCTTGCCAGATCTCTTGGTGTTGACCTTTCCAAGATCCGAGATGGTAACCCCGGCTCGACAAATTTGTGGAGAGCCAAGGGTATAAAGTGGGGTATTATTGCTCTTTTACTCGATTATTTCAAGGGTACTTTCCCTTTGTTTTTGTTTTTAAACTTGAAGTTGATCAATAACAAATATACCATCTGCATCGCTGCTTTAGCTGGTATAGCCGGTCATGCTTTCTCACCTATGCTTAAATTCAAGGGAGGTAAAGCAGTTGCAACAACCTTTGGTGCTTGGTCTGTATTGACAACTTGGCAAGGACCTATTATCTTAGGTGGCGTTTTTACGCTGTTCAGCATTTTCAAGAGAAAAACGACTGTCGAAGACGATGCAATTAGGGTATTAATTGGTTTTTTAGCGTTGATCCCATTTGTTATGTACATGAGTTTCTCAGCACGTTACGATTTATTGATTTTTTATATTGGAAATCTTGCTATCATAAGTTATAAGCATTGGACAAACTGGAGGAATTTTTTTCAGAGAAATATCACAAGATGTAAATTTTTGTGA
- the rplI gene encoding 50S ribosomal protein L9, producing MKVVLLKDIPGIGKSGEFKEVKDGYARNYLIPRGLAKPATEGEVKRIQNEKNLKVHKEDLTRKKSEEMLKILQRQIHKVHVKVGGGGKLFGALTSVNLAEVLSRETNLEIDKKWIHLEKPLKEVGLYDIQMHLPGGVKGVIKLEVVGEEKG from the coding sequence ATGAAAGTTGTCTTACTCAAGGATATACCGGGTATAGGTAAGAGTGGCGAATTCAAAGAAGTAAAGGATGGATATGCGAGAAATTACCTCATACCCCGTGGATTGGCAAAACCTGCAACAGAAGGTGAAGTGAAAAGAATCCAAAATGAAAAAAACCTAAAAGTTCATAAAGAAGACCTTACCAGGAAAAAGAGTGAGGAAATGCTCAAAATTCTACAGCGCCAAATCCACAAAGTACATGTCAAAGTTGGGGGCGGTGGAAAACTCTTTGGAGCTTTGACATCTGTTAACCTGGCAGAAGTTCTCTCAAGAGAAACAAATCTCGAGATAGATAAAAAGTGGATTCATCTTGAAAAACCTCTAAAAGAAGTAGGACTTTATGATATTCAAATGCACCTGCCTGGAGGTGTCAAAGGTGTGATAAAACTGGAAGTTGTAGGCGAAGAGAAAGGGTGA
- a CDS encoding YqeG family HAD IIIA-type phosphatase yields the protein MGIFKKILPREFLEDLTNLDVERFLKNGVDYFVFDFDNTLGLWKSCTVEKRFEPILAKILGANGKVLIVSNGRPRQIPFNGVRIIWRARKPFTWKIKRILDSDGIDPRRVVMIGDQIFTDVLAGNLLGMYTIKVKPLSNREFIGTKVLRFFEKIVLRLAGKGGRL from the coding sequence ATGGGCATATTTAAAAAAATCCTGCCAAGAGAATTTCTTGAAGATTTGACCAATCTCGATGTGGAAAGATTTCTCAAAAATGGTGTAGATTATTTCGTATTCGATTTTGACAACACGCTTGGTCTGTGGAAAAGTTGTACCGTCGAGAAGAGGTTCGAGCCGATCTTAGCCAAGATATTGGGGGCTAACGGTAAAGTTTTGATAGTTTCTAACGGTAGGCCAAGACAGATCCCATTCAACGGAGTGAGGATAATTTGGCGAGCAAGAAAGCCATTTACTTGGAAAATAAAGAGAATACTCGATTCAGACGGCATAGATCCCAGAAGGGTTGTCATGATTGGAGATCAAATCTTTACAGATGTTCTTGCTGGTAATTTACTTGGAATGTACACCATTAAAGTAAAACCTTTGAGTAATAGGGAGTTCATCGGTACCAAGGTTCTTAGATTTTTTGAGAAAATCGTTTTACGTCTTGCAGGAAAAGGTGGAAGGTTATGA
- the yqeH gene encoding ribosome biogenesis GTPase YqeH, with protein MKCEGCGAQIQHESEKKPGYIPLDVFTKRISEGKQVLCQRCFRARHYGKLEPVRISKDFLHELSRIVDDFERIIWVLDITDFEGSYDPFLIDILRNKEKIIVVNKIDLLPRAVSIQEIKDWVLKRLEIERIEEIFLTSTLRTYGIRKLASQLGNFRKVLFVGVTNVGKSSLVRALTGADLSITPFPGTTLGLIKARMQGTTIFDTPGLVTEHRIIDLLPAECQKRIVAQKHLSRMTFKPENNKTFFIGGMCRFDIQFATEFLPIFQVFAGQGVKFHLTDSKKADELWERQYGKLLVPPCTPKQPSFQSLNWREEEFDLDVGEELAIAGLGWLSIRRGPLRIKVKIPEKITVKKRIALVNPYRGGMSDE; from the coding sequence ATGAAATGTGAAGGTTGTGGCGCACAGATTCAGCATGAAAGTGAAAAGAAACCTGGTTATATACCACTGGATGTTTTTACAAAAAGGATATCGGAAGGAAAACAGGTGCTTTGTCAGAGGTGTTTTAGAGCAAGACATTACGGAAAATTAGAGCCTGTTAGAATCTCCAAAGATTTTTTACATGAATTATCCAGAATTGTCGATGATTTTGAAAGGATAATCTGGGTCCTTGATATAACAGACTTCGAGGGAAGTTATGATCCTTTTTTGATTGATATTTTGAGAAATAAAGAAAAGATAATTGTAGTAAACAAGATAGACCTTTTACCAAGAGCGGTGTCTATTCAAGAAATAAAAGATTGGGTCCTTAAGAGACTTGAAATCGAAAGGATAGAAGAAATTTTTCTTACAAGCACTCTTAGAACATATGGCATAAGAAAACTCGCGAGCCAGTTGGGTAATTTTCGAAAAGTTCTTTTCGTTGGTGTGACAAATGTTGGCAAATCTTCGCTTGTTCGAGCTTTAACTGGAGCCGATCTGAGTATCACTCCATTCCCTGGTACCACCCTTGGTTTAATCAAAGCCAGAATGCAAGGCACAACAATATTTGATACACCAGGTTTAGTTACAGAGCATCGCATAATCGATCTTTTACCGGCGGAATGTCAAAAGAGAATCGTTGCACAGAAACACCTTAGCAGGATGACCTTTAAACCCGAGAACAACAAAACATTCTTTATAGGTGGGATGTGCCGTTTTGACATTCAATTTGCAACAGAATTTCTACCGATCTTTCAAGTTTTTGCAGGACAGGGTGTCAAGTTCCACTTGACTGATTCTAAGAAGGCTGATGAACTTTGGGAAAGACAATACGGCAAACTTTTAGTCCCACCTTGTACTCCAAAACAACCGTCTTTTCAATCTTTAAACTGGCGAGAAGAAGAATTTGATCTTGATGTTGGCGAAGAACTCGCGATCGCGGGGCTTGGATGGTTGAGCATCAGAAGAGGTCCACTCAGGATCAAAGTGAAAATACCAGAAAAGATCACAGTGAAAAAGAGGATAGCGCTTGTTAATCCATACAGAGGAGGTATGAGTGATGAATAA
- a CDS encoding DUF4911 domain-containing protein, whose amino-acid sequence MEYDLYLRINSEDVHKLGYILEVEDNMVNMRKYENGLLRILVPADLLEDLLNFLNSVKEHIEFEIVECKENDGHI is encoded by the coding sequence ATGGAATACGATCTATATTTGAGAATCAACAGTGAGGATGTTCACAAGCTCGGTTATATTCTTGAGGTTGAAGACAATATGGTGAATATGAGAAAGTATGAGAACGGGCTTTTGAGGATATTAGTTCCTGCAGATCTGCTGGAAGATTTGTTGAACTTTCTAAATTCAGTGAAAGAACACATTGAATTTGAAATAGTGGAATGTAAAGAGAACGATGGGCATATTTAA
- a CDS encoding ubiquitin family protein, which translates to MKVIYQEKVYEFEKSISVREVLKKLNLNSEEHVVIVDGQIYTEDRVIRKGSQVVIRKVTSAG; encoded by the coding sequence GTGAAGGTGATTTACCAAGAAAAGGTATATGAATTTGAAAAATCCATATCAGTGAGAGAAGTTTTGAAAAAACTTAACTTAAATTCTGAAGAACATGTGGTTATAGTCGATGGACAGATATACACAGAAGACAGGGTTATTAGGAAAGGTTCACAAGTTGTGATACGCAAAGTGACTTCTGCTGGATAG